The genomic interval CGACGGTACCAGGCCCCACTCGAAGCGGCGGAACGCGTCCGGTTCCTCGTTGGTGAGCACCGGCAGGGCCTGCGCGGGCGCCGCGTTGTAGCGGGGTGTAAACGCGGGTTCGGCCGCGTCGTCTCCCCCGTCCGCGTCGGACCCCGATGCCTTCGCCTCCGGAAATCGGGCGCCGAACCGCTCTTCGAGATCGTCCTGCTCGACGACGAGCGTGTACCGACCACACATACCCGATCGATCGGGACGCAAGAGCAAAGGCTGTCCGTTCGCGGCTCGCACCGACGTCGACTCGGCCGATGCGGACTCGAGCCGGTGGCGCCGCCGCTCGCCGGCGACCGCCGTCGTCCGTGGTCGGCCGGAAACGGATAGTATGAGGTGCTTACTCGCAGTAGAACCGCCGGTACGGGCCCCGTTACGATATCCGATCCCGTCGGAGTCGGCGGTGGGGTCAGCATGGACGACCGATACGAAATGGTGGTGTGTCAGAGCGGCAGTCTGGAACTTAGAGATCCGGATGACCCCGATTGCTGGATCGCGACGGACGTTCCGGTCGAAATCGAGCGGTAGTCCGCGCTCCATCCCCCGTACCCCCTACTTCCTCGTTCGTCGTGCTCCCGCCGACAGTCGACCGGCGATCGACTGTGCTCTATTACGACCGAGCGATAGCGACGCGACCCATCGCTCGCGGCCGTACTCGGTCCGACTCGAACCGCCTGGCCGATCGCCGAATCGCGATCGACCGGTAGTAGCGGCTACCGCCGTATCGCCGCGACGGACCATCCACGAAAGCGGCCGTAGCGCGCCTATACCTCGCTATCAGCTTCCGGTCGATTGTCCGTAGCGGGTATTAGAACGAAGCGTCCCGCCGCACTCCGGACAGCTCGCGCGGTAGGAGGCGGGATGAACCGTAGTTGAACAATCACGACATTCGTAGTAGTTCTCGTAACGCTTCATTCTCTTTTCCTCCGAAAACGAGGACGATGACCTATATAATAAAACTTTCCTTGGTTGGATGTCCATCTAATATGGCGATAGTTCGACAGACCAGGACAATTGCTAACAGTAAACGCGGATATCGGCACCGAAGCGTCCTGATCGATCGCAAACGCTGGAAAGGAGACGCCTGGTCGGAATCGAGAAAGATGCGACGGACGGTCCGAGAGGGCGGCTGCACTCGTGTATTGGAGGAAACTCCCGCGGAGTACTCGCTATTCGTAACTTATTCGTCCCGAGAAACGCCAGGACTGGGATTTGAACCCAGAATCCCAAAGGGAACACGCTTTCCAGGCGTGCGCCTTACCGTTCGGCCATCCTGGCCCAGGTCATCCTAACCGCGTCCGTCGTTTAACTGTTACGAGATCCGGTCACCGCTCGGGCCGATCCGCCGCCCGTGCGGCGATCCGCGGTTCGAGCACGTACGCGCCGATCGTCGCTCCGACCCCGACCGCCAGGCCGACGGCTAGGCCGCGAGCGATCGAGAGCGGCGGCTCGACGAACAGGGTGTAGCCCTGAACGAGCACGAGAAACGACAGGCAGCCAACGACGCCCCACAGGAGTGCGGACTTGGTGCGGGGGTCGAGACCCATCGCATCAGCGGGGTAGCCGCTCATGCCGACACCTCGCTCACTCGAGGGTCGCGACGGCCTCGATCTCGACGCCGACGCCCTTCGGGAGGGCGGCGACCTCGACGGCGCTGCGGGCCGGCGGCTCGTCGTCGAAGTAGGCGGCGTAGGCCTCGTTCATCGCATCGAAGTCGTCGATGTCGTCGAGGAAGACGGTCACCTTGAGGATATCCTCGGCGGTCGCATCCGCCTCGTCGAGGATGGAATCGAGGTTGTAGAGGGCTTGCTCGGTCTGGTTCTCGATGGGCTCGTCGTCGAGGAGGTCGCCGTCGGCCGTCATGGGGATCTGGCCGGCGGTGAACAACAGCGAGCCGTTACTGGTCGCCTGGCTGTAGGCGCCGACCGCCGCGGGCGCGTCGTCGGTCTCGATGATTCGTTTCATGCCCGAAACGTGTATCCGGTCGCGCTTAAAGTTACGAGGTCCGCGACGGACTGCAGAAGGGCTCGCGGACTTTCGAAGGGGCGTCAGTACCCCTCGGCCTCGACCGGCCCCGAGAACGTCGAGTAGAGGATTGCGAAGTAGGCGCAGACCAGCGGCACGAGGAGGGCCGCGGACAGCGTCA from Natrinema salifodinae carries:
- a CDS encoding rubrerythrin-like domain-containing protein, whose product is MDIQPRKVLLYRSSSSFSEEKRMKRYENYYECRDCSTTVHPASYRASCPECGGTLRSNTRYGQSTGS
- a CDS encoding Rid family detoxifying hydrolase, with protein sequence MKRIIETDDAPAAVGAYSQATSNGSLLFTAGQIPMTADGDLLDDEPIENQTEQALYNLDSILDEADATAEDILKVTVFLDDIDDFDAMNEAYAAYFDDEPPARSAVEVAALPKGVGVEIEAVATLE